One Hippoglossus hippoglossus isolate fHipHip1 chromosome 5, fHipHip1.pri, whole genome shotgun sequence genomic window carries:
- the slc2a1b gene encoding solute carrier family 2, facilitated glucose transporter member 1: MDSGKQITFPLLMSVGAAVIGSLQFGYNTGVINAPQKTIESFINETWFHRYEEQITKNSLTAIWSISVSIFSVGGIIGSFSVGLFVNRLGRKNSMLMANILAFIAAAFMGFSKMSSSWEMLIIGRFVIGLYSGLSTGFVPMYVGEVSPTALRGALGTLHQLGIVVGILIAQVFGMEALMGNDSLWPLLLGFTFIPAVAQCILLPLCPESPRFLLINRNEENKAKTVLKKLRGTTDVSADMQEMKEESRQMMREKKVNIKELFQSPLYRQPLIVAVVLQLSQQLSGINAVFYYSTQIFEKAGVAQPVYATIGAGVVNTAFTVVSLFIVERAGRRSLHLVGLMGMAASAVLMTIALALLEEYKWMSYLSIVAIFSFVAFFEIGPGPIPWFIVAELFSQGPRPAAIAIAGLSNWTANFIVGMGFQYVQEFCGPYVFVIFTVLLLFFFVFTYFKVPETKGRTFDEISAGFRQTAATGAEKHSPEELNSLGADSQL, from the exons ATGGACTCGGGAAAG CAAATCACGTTCCCGTTGTTGATGAGCGTCGGAGCAGCTGTGATCGGCTCCCTGCAGTTCGGCTACAACACCGGCGTCATCAATGCCCCTCAAAAG ACCATTGAGTCCTTCATCAATGAGACATGGTTTCATCGCTACGAGGAGCAAATCACCAAGAACTCCCTGACGGCCATCTGgtccatctctgtctccatTTTCTCGGTCGGTGGCATCATAGGATCCTTCTCTGTCGGACTCTTTGTCAACCGCTTAGGACG GAAGAACTCCATGCTCATGGCTAACATCCTGGCCTTCATCGCGGCTGCTTTCATGGGCTTCTCCAAGATGTCGAGCTCCTGGGAGATGCTGATCATCGGTCGGTTCGTGATCGGCCTCTACTCCGGCCTCTCCACGGGCTTCGTGCCCATGTACGTGGGTGAAGTTTCCCCCACGGCTCTGCGAGGAGCCTTGGGCACGCTGCACCAGCTGGGCATCGTCGTCGGCATCCTCATCGCACAG GTGTTTGGAATGGAGGCGTTAATGGGCAACGACAGCTTGTGGCCGCTCCTCTTGGGCTTCACCTTCATCCCAGCTGTGGCCCAGTGCATCCTGCTGCCCCTCTGCCCCGAGAGCCCCCGCTTCCTGCTCATCAACAGGAACGAAGAGAACAAGGCCAAGACAG TGCTGAAGAAGCTCAGGGGCACCACCGATGTGAGCGCCGACATgcaggagatgaaggaggagagcCGGCAGAtgatgagggagaagaaggTGAACATCAAGGAGCTGTTCCAGTCGCCGCTCTACCGCCAGCCCCTCATCGTCGCCGTCGTCCTGCAGCTGTCCCAGCAGCTGTCTGGCATCAACGCC GTGTTCTACTACTCCACCCAAATCTTTGAGAAGGCCGGGGTAGCGCAGCCTGTCTATGCCACCATCGGTGCCGGTGTCGTTAACACAGCGTTTACTGTGGTGTCG CTGTTCATTGTGGAGCGTGCAGGACGTAGGTCTCTGCACCTGGTGGGGCTGATGGGAATGGCCGCGTCTGCCGTCCTGATGACCATTGCCTTGGCTCTGCTG GAGGAGTACAAGTGGATGTCGTATCTGAGCATCGTGGCCATTTTCTCCTTTGTGGCGTTCTTTGAGATCGGACCGGGTCCCATCCCCTGGTTCATCGTGGCCGAGTTGTTCTCGCAGGGACCCCGGCCTGCAGCCATCGCTATCGCTGGTTTGTCCAACTGGACCGCCAACTTCATAGTGGGAATGGGCTTCCAGTATGTACAG GAATTCTGCGGCCCCTACGTGTTTGTCAtcttcactgtgctgctgctgtttttcttcgTCTTCACCTACTTCAAAGTGCCGGAGACCAAGGGCCGGACGTTCGACGAGATCTCGGCCGGCTTCCGGCAGACGGCTGCCACGGGCGCAGAGAAGCACTCACCGGAGGAGCTCAACAGCCTGGGAGCTGATTCTCAGCTCTGA